The window AAATCAGCTTTCTAAATGGCTTCCTTCAAGGCGGATTTTCCCGGTTTAACCCGAGGCAAATCGAACTTATTCCACACATCATCTAGAGCAGCGATAAGTTGCTGAATCATCTCATCCGTATGAACCACGGATGGGGTTAAGCGGAAACGTTCTGTTCCTTCAGGTACTGTGGGATAGTTGAGAGGTTGCACATAGATTCCATGTTGATCGACCAAGTGGTCTGCTGCCTTGCGGCATAGGTGTGCTTCACCGATGATTACTGGCACAATGTGACTGGCCTCATCCATAAAAGGAATAGAGATATTAGCCAATCCTTCTTTTACTTTCTTCACTTGTTCTTGATGTCGGAGACGCTCAAACTGACTCTCCTTTAAGTGTTGAACACTAGCTTGAGCAGCAGCCGCCAAGGCCGGTGGCAATGATGTGGTAAAAATGAACGAGGGAGCAAAACAACGGATAAAATCAACTAAAGTTCGGGAAGCAGCAACGTATCCTCCCATTATTCCAAAGGCCTTTCCAAGAGTTCCCTGTATAATGGAGATTCGATCAAGAAGCCCGCGCTCTTCAGCCACCCCACCACCACGTGCCCCATAGAGGCCAACTCCATGCACCTCATCCAGATAAGTCAGAGCATTGTATTTTTCCGCAAGATCACAAATCTCAGCAATAGGAGCAATATCTGCATCCATAGAGTATACGGACTCAAAAGCGATAATTTTTGGTCGGGTAGGGTCCAGCATATGAGCCCCCTTTAAGAGGCTTTCTAAATGTTCTAGGTCATTGTGTCTAAAAATATGCTTCTCGGCATTGCTGTGACGAATTCCTTGAATCATGGAGGCATGATTGGCCTCATCAGAAAAAATAATACAATTAGGAAGCTTTTTACCCAAGACACTCAAGGTTGCTTCATTAGCTACATAACCAGACGTAAATAAGAGTGCAGCTTCTTTTTTATGAAGATCGGCAAGCTCCTCTTCTAATAAAACGTGAAAATGACTGGTTCCAGAGATATTCCGAGTCCCCCCTGCACCAGCACCGACTTCCTTCATGGCTGTTTCCATGGCCTGCAGAACCGACGGATGTTGTCCCATAGCAAGATAATCATTGCTGCACCAAACAACAACCTCTTCCACACCATTTGGGCCATAATAGTGAGCTTTGGGAAATTCCCCTTGGCAACGTTTTATATTGGCAAACACACGATAGTTACCTGCAGCTTTCCACTGAGTTAATGCATTCTCAAAATATTGTTCATAATCCATAGGGCCTATCCAATAGCCGTCCTGTCGATTTCATTTCTGGTATCTTTCTACACCATGTCATTTTTAAATGATAGGGAGATTCCCCACTTACTCTCCAGAAATGATTTCCGCCTTAGAGATAACTCTCGGGGGAACGGTTATCCCCAAAATACCCGCACTTTTCTTATTGATATAGGTCCCCGCAGCTTTTGTTTGGACAACCGAAATTCCGCCAGGATTTTCTCCCCTTAGGACGCGCGCCAAAAGCCGAGCCACTTGGAGTCCTTGTTCGAAGTGACTTATGCCCACGGTCCCAAGAGCCCCTAGCCGAACCCCCTCCGAATCACTGGCAAAAACGGGAATCTTCTCTTTGTGCGCAACAGCAATCACATTTTCCAAGGCCGAGACAACCGTATTATCCAATGGGATATATATAGCGTCCACCTTCGGCAGTATTGCTTGAGTCGCCGTCAAAATTTCCGTAGCTTTAGCCACCGGCATTTCAACGATTTGTATATTAGGCGCGATTTTTTTAAGGTAGTCTACTTGAGCAACAGAATTTGCTTCCCCAGGGTTGTACAGAACCCCTAAACTTTTTAGATTTGGCAGAATTTGTTTTATCAGTGCTACTTGCTTTTCCATGGGGGGGAAATCCGTTACCCCAGTCACGTTTGAACCTGGCTTTTCTAGACTCTTCACAAGTTTAGCTGCTATGGGATCTGTTACCGCCGCAAAAACAATGGGAATAGCATGCTCTCGATCTGCAGATTTTGCCGTTTGAGCCGAAGGCGTCGCGATGGCCATAATGGCGTCCGGTTCTTGCCCCACAAATTTCTGAGCAATTTGGGCTGCCAAGGAAATATTCCCTTGAGCATTCCCCTGGAGAACCGTCAAATTTTTACCTTCTATAAATCCCTCTTTTGCAAGCCCCTCTAAAACACCATCTCGAACAGCATCGAGAGCTGGGTGTGAAACAATTTGAGTAATGGCGAGGGTTTTAAATTCTTCCTGTGCGTAAGCACCAGAGAACAAAAAATTAAAAAGCACTAAGAAACCAATCGCCCTCAAGCAGCCTTTCCCAGACCAAGGACATTTCTGGAACTTCTCAATATTTATGCGCATCATTTTTCTCATTCCAAAGCCTTTGTGGCTTTCTTAATAATTCCATCGGGAATGGCTATATGAATTTTTTTGGCGGTTTTTATGTTGAGAGTTAGCTCGGGTATATTAGAGATAATAGGAGCAACTTGTGCCACATTTTGACCAGAAAGTAATTGAACTACTAAGCCGCCTGTATCTCGACCAACCTCATATTGATTGTTCGCGAGAGCAGCAAGTGCTCCTCTTTCCACGGATTCACCATCACTTGTAAAAATTGGAATTTTATTCTCATAGGATACCTTCAAAACCCCATCGAGTCCTGAAACGACTGCATTGTCATTGGGAATATATATGGCTTCGACTTTTCCAACGAGAGACTCTGCCACAGACCGAACCTTGTTGGAAGAATCTGCTGGGGCCAATTGAAGCGTAATGCCCATTTTGGTCGCCAACTCATCAAGTGCTTTCACCTGATTTATAGAATTTACCTCTCCTGGGTTGTATATTACACCCAAATTTTTGAGGTTCGGGATCAAATTTTTGATCAAAGCAATCTGAGCATCCACAGGAGGAAAGTCGATGGTTCCCGTCACTTTTGAAGTGGAAAGATCAACACGTTTTAAAAGTTTTGCCCCTACGGGATCAGTGACCGCGCTAAAAACCAGCGGAATATCCGTTTCCTTGACTGCCGAGAGAACAGATTGGGCTGAAGGTGTTGTGATCGCCACAATAGCATCGGGATTTAACCCCGCAAATCGCTGCGCTATTTGTGCAGAAAGTGCAATGTTTCCCTGGGCGTTATCGTAAACTATCTCCACTTTTTCACCCGTTTCCTTCTCAAAGGCAGCAAGCTCATGAAGAACGCCCGCTCTAATTTTATCCAAGGAAGGATGCTGCGTGATTTGTGTGATAGCAACGACTTTTTTTGCTAGCGAGCCCTCTATAGAAAGAACAGCTGACAAAGTAAAGATGGTTAAAAAAGTAAAAAGTTGTTTAAGAGTTAATTGGGTTTTCATGATTAAGACCTTTCTGAGAGAGAGTTAAAATAGACGCAGCACTAGGGTAGTTGCAATACCACCATCGCCCCTCTCTCCAATAATAAGCCTTATGTATAAAACCGTTCTCTAACATTTCATATCCTTAGCTATGAGTTTTTAACGCTTAGCAAAAGCCCTATTCAATGTCAATGTGTAACTCAAACAAGCCAAGGAAGGATAAAAATATGTTTTGCAAATCCGACAAGAAACAAAGGGGATTTTGGGGATGGTGGAAAGGGAAGATTGCTGAACATATAGCTGTCATTCTACTGATACTAAAAGGATATAGGATCCTCCAGTGTCGATATAAAACTCATGTTGGAGAAATTGATATCATTGCCACTCGAGGGAAACTTTTGATCATGGTCGAAGTAAAATACAGGCCTAATTTATTACAAGCTTCTGAGTCGGTTACCTTTCAGCAAAGAAAGAGAATTGAAAAAACCTCAACATATTTTTTGTCTCATTTCCCACATTTTGTTAATCATTCTATCCGATATGACGTTATTTTGTTGACGTCTAACCATTGGCCAGTACATTTGAAGGGTGCTTGGTTATAAGTTTATTTTGGAGTTTTTCAACGTGTCTAAAAAATTTTCCCCACTAACAATTCGCTTAATGACTTTTTTTGGTTTAGGAAGCAGCCTGTTGTTTCTTTCAGCCTGTGAACCCGTGGCCCTTGTCAGCACGGGAGCAACCGTTGTGAATACTTCAGCCCAAGAACGTGGATTTTCAGGCTTCGTCAGTGACTCAGATATTCGCGTTCAGATAAATTACACGTGGTTCAAAAAGAATGTAGACATGTACCGCCAAGTCAATCTTTCCGTTCAGAGCGGACGAGTTCTGTTAACCGGAGCAGTTTCAAATGAGGAAGCAAAAGAAGATGCCATGCGCCTTGCTTGGCAAGCCGATGGTGTTAGAGAAGTCATCAACGAGCTTGATGTTTCCGATGAGCAAACTATTGGTGAATCAATAAGCGACGCCTGGATTTCTACTCAGATCAGAAGTGAATTAATCTTCACCGAAGACGTCAGCTCCTCCAATTATACGGTTCATACTGAAAATGGTGTCGTGTATCTCTTAGGAGTCGCTCTCAACCCCGAAGAATTGGATAAAGTCATTGAGGCTGCTCGTACAACAAGCGGTGTCGTAAAAGTGGTAAATTACGTACGCTCTTTGGACGATCCCATTTTCAAAACAAAACCAAACCCACCAGCATTTGAAGAACGACCCGTGATAAAAAAGGGCATAAATAAAAGTTTGAAACGCACCTCTAAAGCGGCACTCCGTCAGGTCTCCCTTAAGAGGACAAAGAGAGGCGTCAAACAGAACAACGCTCCATCAGCACCCACCAATTCAAGGCTTCCAGAAGTATCTGCCACCCCACTTGACCCGCAAGCCAGAAGAGTCTAGGTCGGCATGTCCCTTTTTGTTGCCATTCAAATGGATCCCATTGAGTCCATTAATATTCAAACGGATTCAACATATTTACTGGGGCTAGAAGCCGAAAAAAGGGGACATCACCTTTTCTACTATACGCCGGAGAATTTGATTTTTTCTGATAACCAGCTAAAAGCATATGGGCATCCCCTTTACTGGAGAGAAGATAAATCCGACTATTATACCCTGGGAAACCCCCAAACTGTCTCCTTAAACGAATATGATGTTGTTCTGATGAGACAGGATCCGCCTTTTGATATGGCGTATATAACGGCCACTTATCTTTTGGAGCACCTCAAAGAGACAACTCTGGTTGTAAATAACCCCCGTGAAGTCAGAAATTCTCCCGAGAAACTTTTAGTGACACACTTTCCTGACCTCACACCGCCTACTCTCATCACTCGGAATAGAGAGGAAATCACCGCTTTTCGAAGCAAATATGATGACATCATCGTCAAACCCCTATACCTCCATGGCGGGAAAAACATCTTTCATATCAAACCCCATGATGACATGTTCTGGCCAATTGTAGATTTGCTCAGTGAACAGAAGCGTGAGCCCCTTATTTTTCAAAAATACTTTCCAAGTATTTCGACAAAGGGAGATAAGCGCGCAATCCTTATTGATGGTAAACTTGTAGGCGCTTTTTCGCGTATTCCTCCCAATGGCGATTTCCGAGCCAATACTGTCCTAGGGGGATCCATAAAGAAAACTCAACTGACCACACGAGAGACGGAAGTTTGCAATAAAATTGGGAAGTTCCTATCAGACCACGAGCTTCTATTTGCCGGCCTTGATCTTATAGAAGAACATGTCATTGAAATTAACGTTACGTCCCCAACGGGCATCGCTGCTCTAAATCAGCTGAATAATGTGTCCGTCGAAAGCATCTTTTGGGATACGATTGAATCTTCTATCAGTCCACCATAATATTTACTAAGTTAATCAGGAAGGTAATATGCATGCACGTACAAATACTGTGGCATTTCAAGGAATCCAAGTTCTAAGAATTGACACTCAAGTCCAAATCTATACAGGGGGGAATGTCTCCTTTAATATCGTTGGACTCCCAGACAAAGCCGTGGCCGAATCCCGAGAACGCATACGCTCGGCCCTATACGGGATGGGGCTCTCTCTCCCTCCCAAAAGAATTGTCGTGAATTTATCTCCCGCAGATGTTCAAAAAGAAGGAAGCCATTACGATCTTCCGATCGCTCTAGGGCTTCTCGCAAGCATGAATACAATTCCCATTGAAGAAGTCGCGAGATACTCGGTCTTGGGAGAATTAGCCCTGGACGGTCGCATCAGTTCTGTTGTTGGCATTCTGCCGGCCGCTATTGATGCTGTAAGTCAAGGATTGGGGCTGATTTGTCCTGAGTCCTGTGGCAAAGAAGCAGCCTGGGCCCATGATCTAGAAATTCTTGCCGCCCCGACACTATTATCTCTCGTCAACCATTTTCATGGCCGACAAATCCTTTCCAAGCCAAGCATCGAACTTAAACAGGAAGAAACGACTCAACCAGATCTGAAAGATATCAAAGGACAGGAAACAGCAAAACGCGTCTTGGAAATTGCCGCTGCGGGCGGACATAACATGTTGATGACCGGCCCCCCCGGTTCTGGAAAGTCCATGTTGGCAAGTCGCTTGTCTAGCATCCTTCCTCCCCTTTCTCCCAGTGAAGCTTTGGAAACCAGCATGATCCACAGCCTTATGGGGCATCTGAGAGATGGTAAAATTATAAGAAATCGCCCCTATCGCGACCCACATCATTCTGCATCCCTCCCAGCACTTGTGGGCGGGGGACATAGGGCTCAACCTGGAGAAATCTCTCTAGCCCATAATGGAGTCCTCTTTTTGGATGAGCTGCCTGAATTCTCAAGACAAACTTTGGAGTCCCTTCGGCAACCTCTGGAGTCCAGAAAAATCATCGTTTCTAGAGCCAATGCTCGGGTTACATATCCTTCCAAATTCCAGCTAATTGCTGCCATGAACCCCTGCCGGTGTGGATACATGGATGAACCTAAGCGTGCCTGCAGTCAAGCGCCTAAATGTGGGGAAAAATACCAAGCAAAGATTTCCGGTCCTTTATACGATCGTATAGATCTTCATGTGCATGTTCCTCCTCTCTCGCCCTTTGATTTGGAAGGAACTTCTCCCCGGGAAAAAAGCGCTGATGTTTCCAAACGCGTCTTTGCAGCACGCCAACTACAAATTGAGCGATTCAAAAAGCGGAATTTACTCCAAAACATCCGTACGAATTCAGAAGCTGACGGTGAGATTTTGATGGAAATTGCCACCCCTGATAGAGATGGAATTGATCTCCTCAGAGAAGCGACTCAAAAACTAAATTTATCTGGGCGAAGCTATCATCGAGTCCTTCGTGTGGCTAGGACAATTGCAGACCTGGCTTGCCAAGAGGATATTCATCGAATTCATATTGCCGAAGCTCTTGCCTATCGCCGATATTGTTAAAGTATCCTCATTCTGCTTTTGCTACGAAGTTGAGAGGACCGCAGCCGTTTGAGAGTGCTTTTCAGTGGAAACTGATTCTTTCTGAGTACTGGGGAAACGACTCTTCAAAAGACACGCTCCTAAGATCAGCCAAAAGCTTCGCTGATACAACATATCATGCACAGTACAAAAAATTCCCATTGCACACATTATTAAAAGCGTGACTCTATCAGTTAAAAAACCCTCATTCCTCACATTCCACAAAGATTGTCTAAGAATCCAAAAGAACCCGCCACTGAAAATGAGAAACCCGACAATACCAGATTCTGCCAAAAGCCATCCTATTGAACTATGGATTACAATTGGAATGCCATCTACTCCCATGTGTGTGCTAATAAATTTCCCAATTCCAGAACCAAATATTGGGGTTTCCTG is drawn from Alphaproteobacteria bacterium and contains these coding sequences:
- the hemA gene encoding 5-aminolevulinate synthase; its protein translation is MDYEQYFENALTQWKAAGNYRVFANIKRCQGEFPKAHYYGPNGVEEVVVWCSNDYLAMGQHPSVLQAMETAMKEVGAGAGGTRNISGTSHFHVLLEEELADLHKKEAALLFTSGYVANEATLSVLGKKLPNCIIFSDEANHASMIQGIRHSNAEKHIFRHNDLEHLESLLKGAHMLDPTRPKIIAFESVYSMDADIAPIAEICDLAEKYNALTYLDEVHGVGLYGARGGGVAEERGLLDRISIIQGTLGKAFGIMGGYVAASRTLVDFIRCFAPSFIFTTSLPPALAAAAQASVQHLKESQFERLRHQEQVKKVKEGLANISIPFMDEASHIVPVIIGEAHLCRKAADHLVDQHGIYVQPLNYPTVPEGTERFRLTPSVVHTDEMIQQLIAALDDVWNKFDLPRVKPGKSALKEAI
- a CDS encoding ABC transporter substrate-binding protein; this translates as MRINIEKFQKCPWSGKGCLRAIGFLVLFNFLFSGAYAQEEFKTLAITQIVSHPALDAVRDGVLEGLAKEGFIEGKNLTVLQGNAQGNISLAAQIAQKFVGQEPDAIMAIATPSAQTAKSADREHAIPIVFAAVTDPIAAKLVKSLEKPGSNVTGVTDFPPMEKQVALIKQILPNLKSLGVLYNPGEANSVAQVDYLKKIAPNIQIVEMPVAKATEILTATQAILPKVDAIYIPLDNTVVSALENVIAVAHKEKIPVFASDSEGVRLGALGTVGISHFEQGLQVARLLARVLRGENPGGISVVQTKAAGTYINKKSAGILGITVPPRVISKAEIISGE
- a CDS encoding ABC transporter substrate-binding protein; its protein translation is MKTQLTLKQLFTFLTIFTLSAVLSIEGSLAKKVVAITQITQHPSLDKIRAGVLHELAAFEKETGEKVEIVYDNAQGNIALSAQIAQRFAGLNPDAIVAITTPSAQSVLSAVKETDIPLVFSAVTDPVGAKLLKRVDLSTSKVTGTIDFPPVDAQIALIKNLIPNLKNLGVIYNPGEVNSINQVKALDELATKMGITLQLAPADSSNKVRSVAESLVGKVEAIYIPNDNAVVSGLDGVLKVSYENKIPIFTSDGESVERGALAALANNQYEVGRDTGGLVVQLLSGQNVAQVAPIISNIPELTLNIKTAKKIHIAIPDGIIKKATKALE
- a CDS encoding YraN family protein: MFCKSDKKQRGFWGWWKGKIAEHIAVILLILKGYRILQCRYKTHVGEIDIIATRGKLLIMVEVKYRPNLLQASESVTFQQRKRIEKTSTYFLSHFPHFVNHSIRYDVILLTSNHWPVHLKGAWL
- a CDS encoding BON domain-containing protein, producing the protein MTFFGLGSSLLFLSACEPVALVSTGATVVNTSAQERGFSGFVSDSDIRVQINYTWFKKNVDMYRQVNLSVQSGRVLLTGAVSNEEAKEDAMRLAWQADGVREVINELDVSDEQTIGESISDAWISTQIRSELIFTEDVSSSNYTVHTENGVVYLLGVALNPEELDKVIEAARTTSGVVKVVNYVRSLDDPIFKTKPNPPAFEERPVIKKGINKSLKRTSKAALRQVSLKRTKRGVKQNNAPSAPTNSRLPEVSATPLDPQARRV
- the gshB gene encoding glutathione synthase — protein: MSLFVAIQMDPIESINIQTDSTYLLGLEAEKRGHHLFYYTPENLIFSDNQLKAYGHPLYWREDKSDYYTLGNPQTVSLNEYDVVLMRQDPPFDMAYITATYLLEHLKETTLVVNNPREVRNSPEKLLVTHFPDLTPPTLITRNREEITAFRSKYDDIIVKPLYLHGGKNIFHIKPHDDMFWPIVDLLSEQKREPLIFQKYFPSISTKGDKRAILIDGKLVGAFSRIPPNGDFRANTVLGGSIKKTQLTTRETEVCNKIGKFLSDHELLFAGLDLIEEHVIEINVTSPTGIAALNQLNNVSVESIFWDTIESSISPP
- a CDS encoding YifB family Mg chelatase-like AAA ATPase, whose amino-acid sequence is MHARTNTVAFQGIQVLRIDTQVQIYTGGNVSFNIVGLPDKAVAESRERIRSALYGMGLSLPPKRIVVNLSPADVQKEGSHYDLPIALGLLASMNTIPIEEVARYSVLGELALDGRISSVVGILPAAIDAVSQGLGLICPESCGKEAAWAHDLEILAAPTLLSLVNHFHGRQILSKPSIELKQEETTQPDLKDIKGQETAKRVLEIAAAGGHNMLMTGPPGSGKSMLASRLSSILPPLSPSEALETSMIHSLMGHLRDGKIIRNRPYRDPHHSASLPALVGGGHRAQPGEISLAHNGVLFLDELPEFSRQTLESLRQPLESRKIIVSRANARVTYPSKFQLIAAMNPCRCGYMDEPKRACSQAPKCGEKYQAKISGPLYDRIDLHVHVPPLSPFDLEGTSPREKSADVSKRVFAARQLQIERFKKRNLLQNIRTNSEADGEILMEIATPDRDGIDLLREATQKLNLSGRSYHRVLRVARTIADLACQEDIHRIHIAEALAYRRYC